One window from the genome of Desulfobaccales bacterium encodes:
- a CDS encoding DUF4405 domain-containing protein, translating to MDKPKLNFIIDALMFLSLMAMAGLGFLMNYTLPPGRAVWAKYGRNLELSWLGWDRHDWGDIHLYLAFVLLGLLVIHLILHWQQILGLFQRFLPDPRRRYRIALIFLLLSLLLIYFPFLITPDMHPRGRGGSGGHRSQGLAVVTPHSGPAAVGNPQTIN from the coding sequence ATGGATAAGCCCAAACTCAACTTCATCATTGACGCCTTAATGTTTCTTAGCCTGATGGCCATGGCCGGGCTGGGGTTTCTGATGAACTATACCCTGCCTCCCGGCCGCGCCGTCTGGGCCAAATATGGTCGCAATTTGGAGCTTTCCTGGCTGGGTTGGGACCGGCACGATTGGGGCGATATTCACCTGTACCTGGCCTTTGTCCTCCTGGGCTTGCTGGTTATCCACCTCATCCTCCACTGGCAGCAGATCCTGGGCCTGTTCCAGCGCTTCCTCCCCGATCCCCGACGGCGCTATCGCATCGCCCTCATCTTTCTGCTCCTCAGTCTCCTGCTGATCTACTTTCCCTTCCTGATCACCCCGGATATGCACCCCCGGGGCCGGGGAGGAAGCGGCGGTCATCGTTCCCAAGGCTTGGCGGTGGTGACGCCTCATTCGGGGCCGGCCGCCGTCGGTAACCCCCAGACTATAAATTGA
- the sucD gene encoding succinate--CoA ligase subunit alpha yields the protein MSVLVNNDTRVVVQGITGKEGSFHARACAEYGTKVVAGVTPGKGGQKMDEVPVFNTVARAVTDTGANTSLIFVPPAFAADAILESAAAGIKVAVCITEGIPTLDMVRVMAALKDSDCRLIGPNCPGIISPGQAKVGIMPGHIHRPGPMGLVSRSGTLTYEAVHQLTLLGIGQSTCVGIGGDPIIGTNFIDMLKLFEADPQTKGIVMIGEIGGTAEEEAAAYISQHVTKPVVSFIAGQTAPPGKRMGHAGAIISGGSGKASDKMAALTKAGVTVVANIGDLGQAAKKVMGQSV from the coding sequence ATGAGCGTTCTCGTAAATAACGATACGCGGGTGGTGGTTCAGGGGATTACCGGCAAGGAAGGCTCCTTCCATGCCCGGGCTTGCGCCGAATACGGCACCAAGGTGGTGGCCGGGGTGACTCCGGGCAAAGGTGGCCAAAAGATGGATGAGGTTCCGGTATTTAACACCGTGGCCCGGGCCGTGACCGACACGGGCGCCAATACCTCTCTGATCTTTGTGCCTCCGGCCTTCGCTGCCGACGCCATCCTGGAGTCTGCGGCCGCAGGGATCAAGGTGGCGGTGTGCATCACCGAGGGCATCCCCACCCTGGACATGGTGCGGGTGATGGCTGCGCTTAAGGATTCGGACTGCCGCCTCATCGGCCCCAACTGCCCGGGTATCATTTCCCCCGGCCAGGCCAAGGTGGGCATCATGCCCGGTCACATCCATAGGCCCGGCCCCATGGGTTTGGTCTCCCGCAGCGGCACCTTGACCTACGAAGCCGTGCACCAACTCACTCTGTTGGGCATCGGCCAGAGCACCTGCGTGGGCATCGGCGGCGACCCCATCATCGGTACCAACTTCATCGACATGCTGAAGTTGTTTGAGGCCGACCCCCAGACCAAGGGCATTGTAATGATCGGCGAAATCGGCGGCACCGCCGAGGAAGAAGCCGCGGCCTATATCTCCCAGCACGTGACCAAACCGGTGGTGAGTTTCATTGCCGGCCAGACCGCGCCTCCGGGCAAACGCATGGGACATGCCGGGGCCATCATCTCAGGCGGTAGCGGTAAGGCCTCCGACAAGATGGCTGCCCTGACCAAGGCCGGGGTGACCGTAGTGGCCAATATCGGGGATCTGGGACAAGCGGCCAAGAAAGTGATGGGTCAGAGCGTCTAA
- a CDS encoding epoxyqueuosine reductase QueH yields MKILLHICCAPCATYPAATLLDSGHQVRGFFFNPNIHPYQEFSRRMAALEDYTGKTGLPIIWDRTYDLEGFLRRIVFREQERCRFCYHLRLTAAAKVARSGKFDAFTSTLLYSKFQNHALIRELGDQVGRDVGVPFYYEDFRQGWETGITQSKQMGLYRQQYCGCIFSERDRFLHPPRNSRGTGLPDSVPEPAKKA; encoded by the coding sequence ATGAAGATCCTGCTCCATATCTGCTGTGCCCCCTGCGCGACATATCCGGCGGCAACGCTGTTAGACTCGGGACACCAGGTGCGGGGCTTTTTCTTCAATCCCAACATTCATCCGTATCAGGAGTTTTCGCGTCGGATGGCCGCCCTGGAAGACTACACCGGCAAAACCGGACTTCCCATCATCTGGGACCGCACCTATGACCTGGAAGGGTTTTTGCGGCGGATCGTTTTTAGAGAGCAGGAACGGTGCCGGTTTTGTTACCACCTGCGCCTGACGGCCGCGGCGAAGGTGGCCCGCAGTGGCAAGTTCGATGCCTTCACCTCCACCCTCCTCTACAGCAAATTTCAGAACCACGCGCTGATCCGGGAGTTAGGGGATCAGGTGGGACGAGATGTGGGAGTGCCGTTTTACTACGAGGATTTCCGACAGGGCTGGGAGACAGGCATAACCCAGTCTAAACAGATGGGGCTCTACCGTCAGCAATACTGCGGCTGCATCTTTAGTGAACGGGACCGTTTTCTGCATCCGCCCAGGAATAGTCGGGGAACGGGCCTGCCAGACAGTGTCCCTGAACCTGCAAAAAAAGCTTAA
- a CDS encoding ATP-binding protein has translation MMNSWLTLSNRQENLKLLMDYVRKWAGEHSLPPNRQQSLEKAAEEIFHHLVNHAYRHDQPGSIAVSLEEKGPRLRLTFEDDAAPHNASSLSGLPAPDNPDPASCILYNGLQQLAESVVYYRTADRKNRMVIFLT, from the coding sequence ATGATGAATTCGTGGCTGACGTTGAGCAATCGCCAGGAAAATCTGAAGCTGTTAATGGATTATGTTCGGAAATGGGCCGGGGAGCACAGTTTGCCGCCGAACCGCCAGCAAAGTCTTGAGAAGGCAGCCGAGGAAATTTTTCACCACCTGGTGAATCATGCCTATCGGCATGACCAGCCCGGCTCTATCGCCGTGTCTCTCGAGGAAAAGGGGCCCCGACTGCGCCTAACCTTTGAAGATGATGCCGCCCCTCACAATGCCAGCAGCCTCAGCGGCCTTCCGGCCCCTGACAACCCTGACCCGGCCAGCTGCATCCTTTATAACGGGTTACAGCAACTGGCCGAAAGTGTCGTTTATTATCGCACTGCGGACCGCAAAAACCGGATGGTAATCTTTCTGACCTAG
- a CDS encoding tetratricopeptide repeat protein, giving the protein MTRWLVVMAVMMCLVLGAGTQMFADSGADKVKAANLRAAQDYLKSGLILSGEGRDEEAAKSFRAALGIRPDWAEAHSLLGSSLARAGNYAEAEAELRKAVTLKPDYGEGWNFLGEFLKERGKEKEAQEAFRKAQQYSR; this is encoded by the coding sequence ATGACGCGATGGCTGGTGGTAATGGCGGTAATGATGTGCCTGGTATTAGGCGCCGGCACCCAGATGTTCGCCGACAGCGGCGCCGACAAGGTCAAAGCTGCGAATCTGCGGGCGGCCCAGGATTATCTCAAATCTGGGCTCATTCTGTCGGGAGAAGGCCGGGATGAAGAAGCCGCGAAATCTTTTCGCGCGGCGCTGGGCATCAGGCCGGACTGGGCGGAAGCCCATAGCCTGCTGGGTAGCTCTCTGGCCCGGGCCGGTAACTACGCGGAGGCGGAAGCCGAACTGCGGAAGGCCGTCACCCTGAAGCCCGATTATGGCGAAGGCTGGAATTTTTTGGGAGAATTTCTCAAGGAGCGAGGCAAGGAGAAGGAAGCTCAAGAGGCTTTTCGCAAGGCCCAGCAATACTCCCGTTGA
- a CDS encoding SagB/ThcOx family dehydrogenase, whose protein sequence is MSLEETGVGRRYLKETRYARRTMAERTLAYPRAPLYKEYPDAVQRLSLDPESGRRDVDLWQAVAARRSQRDYVNRLLNQAELAALLWATQGITGAMGGYHFRASPSAGALYPVETYLAVHQVEGVTPGIWHFQVLDFALELVAAGDFRQPLANAGLSQSFLAEAGAVFIWTGVLNRARWKYRERAVRYLFFDAGHICQNLMLAATALNLGVCPVGAFFDEEVEQIVGVDEAEEVALYLASVGPLA, encoded by the coding sequence ATGAGCCTTGAGGAAACCGGGGTCGGCCGCCGGTACCTCAAGGAGACCCGCTATGCGCGGCGCACCATGGCGGAAAGGACTCTGGCCTATCCCCGGGCTCCTCTTTATAAGGAGTATCCGGACGCGGTCCAGCGACTCAGCCTGGACCCCGAGTCCGGCCGCCGGGACGTGGACCTATGGCAAGCCGTGGCGGCGCGCCGCTCCCAGCGCGATTACGTGAACCGGCTCTTGAACCAGGCGGAACTAGCCGCCCTCCTTTGGGCCACCCAGGGGATCACCGGGGCCATGGGCGGCTATCATTTCCGGGCCTCACCATCGGCCGGGGCCCTCTACCCAGTCGAGACCTATCTGGCGGTACATCAAGTCGAGGGCGTGACGCCGGGCATCTGGCATTTTCAGGTACTGGATTTTGCCCTGGAATTGGTGGCAGCCGGTGATTTTCGTCAGCCCCTGGCGAATGCCGGGCTCTCCCAAAGTTTTCTGGCCGAGGCGGGCGCGGTGTTTATCTGGACCGGGGTATTGAACCGGGCCCGGTGGAAATACCGGGAACGGGCGGTGCGCTATCTGTTTTTTGATGCCGGCCACATCTGCCAGAACCTGATGCTGGCCGCCACGGCCCTTAACCTGGGCGTCTGCCCGGTGGGGGCCTTCTTTGACGAGGAAGTGGAGCAGATCGTTGGCGTGGACGAAGCCGAAGAAGTGGCCCTCTATCTGGCCTCCGTGGGGCCGCTGGCTTAA